In the genome of Primulina tabacum isolate GXHZ01 chromosome 13, ASM2559414v2, whole genome shotgun sequence, the window CTTTCTGTTAAAGTTTCGTTTGGAAGCTCGCTATGTGCTATACGAGTTGTCAAATGTTACACATATACGAGTTGTCAAATGTTATGTTTGATTATGTATGCaatgatttataattttttttttcttccaaaaACTCACATGTAAATATTCATTTATTCTTGATCACACCAAAACACAAAATCGGATTATATACTATCACAAGTATAGAAGTGAAATGGAGGATTTAGTATGAGATTTCTTAACGAGTGTTTATCTTTTGAAGGAATAAAATTAGTGAAGAAAAAGTGAGTATTAAAATCACATTGTTCTGAGTGAAATATTTTGTATTCTCAGTTTCTCTtgtcttatttttttattaataaagaaGTTATCTCTTTGAGAGATTTAGAGTGGTCGTACCCCAATTTTGGGATGAACTGCTATAAATATTGTCTTCCATCATATTCAATTCATAATATTACTTGTGATGTTTCGGTGTTATGATACCTCAAGTATTCCCTGATATTCCATTAACCGATATCAGAGCGAGGTTCTCAAATACTATAGGAAGTCCTCGTATGCTCCGTGGCTGCAGCTTAGTCTGAACTTACAAATCAGAAAAGTCTTTCTAGACAGTATTAGGGAAATTATTTTTGTGTTCAGGTTTTGACGATTAATTCGTTAGTATCAGTCACAAAAGATGGATGAATGCACAACCAAGATTGATTGGTCTAAGTGCCTCTAATTATCAACTTTGGAAAAGTAAGATGATATATCTTATATTCGTCACATATTAAAAAATACTGTCATCAACCAAAAGACAATCATGAAACTGGTGATGAACAAATAAACGTCATTGGCGAATACAATGTCGTTCACGAACCAGAGCAGGAGTCCGTAAATTTGGCAACTCGAGTAGTTAGTTTGGTGATCGATAGTGGAGCCATAGTCCACGTCACATTTTGAAGAGAATGATTTACATCTTACAAACAAGAGGACTTTGGTGTGGTCATGATGAGGAATAGCGACTTATCCTGAGTTGTGGAAAAGAGAGACGTGAGCTTGACTAGCGTGAATGGCTCTACATTGATCATGAAAGATGTCAGACATGTGCCAAATATGCGCTCGAGTCTGACATCAGTTGAAAGACTCGATGAAGAAGTTTTCTACACAACCTTCCGAAATGGGGTATGCAAGATTTCAAGAGGATCACTTGTGGTGACGTGACGAAGGGATTAAAGATGTCGAAACATTATGTAGTTCTAGAAAATCATTCTAAAGGTGTGAACTACGCAGGAGAAGAAAACTCAACAGAGTTGTGGCACCGATGTTTTGGCCACATAACTTAAAAGAATCTTACACGTCTTGTGAGCAAGCAAGTTGTGCTCAGTATAATACAGGTTCATGTGAAACAATGCACGAACTGCTTAGCTGAAAAACAAAACAGGATATCATTCAAAAGTTCACCTCCTAAGGAGTCGATAAAATTTTAGATTTGCTGCACTCAAGATCTATGTTGGTTGATGTCATTGTCGCTCGGAGCAGCAAGGTGCTGGGTAACTTTTATCGATGATCATTCTCGAAAAATTTGGGTGCGGACACTCACAACCAAGGACCAAGTAGCGGAAACATTCGACGATTTTCTAAACTTGGTTGAACGGCGAACTTACATAAAACTCGAATGTATTTGAACAGATAAATGCAGAGAATACATTGGATCCTTTGATGAGATATTCAAAAGAAACGGAATTAGACATCAAACAACACCACCAAAGACACCACAACTCAACGTATTAGCTGAAAGGATGAATAAAACTTTGGCAGAAAAAGTCAGAAACATGCAAGGCTGACTAGTTGATGTCGCATATATATTGAATTGCTCACCTTGTGTTCCACTCAATTATAATGTCCCGGAACAGGTGTGGCAAGACAAagaaattttctataatcattTGTCGGTATTTGGTTGTGTTCCTTATGTTAATATACCAAATGATGAAAGACATAAATTGGATGCCAAAACAAGAGAGTACATCTTTATAGGTTATGACGATGATCAACTTGATTACAAGTTTTACAATACAGATCTCAAAAAGCCTATGAAAGTTGTGATGCTATATTTCAAAAGAATGAATTTTTTGACACTGCGGGAAATGAGAATTATGGATTTGAACAAGATCTGGAATGATGGTCTTCAACAGTAAATCCACAATGTTTTGAAGATGAAGAGTTGCATAACGATCAtgaggatgatgatgagatcCATGTTCAGAGTGAACCACTAGCAAAAACTTCTCGTGGTACAATGACCACATGTTCTGGAAGAGCAGTGCGACCTTCAACAAGATAATCCtaaaattaatatatcatgCTAGATAATTTACGGGGGAGAACCAGAGAGCTTCGAGCAAACTATTACCAGCGAAAAAGAGGATAAATGGAAAGACCATGCTAGATGAAATGCAATCCTTGCATGAGAATGAGACATTCGAGCTGGTGAAGTTGACGAAGGCAAGAAAGTTTTGAAGAATAAATGAGTGTTCAGGTTGGAGTACAAAGAACACAGTAGTCAACCAAGATTCAAAGCTAAGAATTTGCTAAGAATTGTCATCGAAGGTTTCGTTCATTAACATGGATTTGACTTTGACGAAATATTTTCACTTGTGGTGAAGACGACATCCATCCGGATTGTGCTAGTGTTAGGAGCTGAGCTTGATCCGGAGGTGGaacaaatggatgtcaagacctCATTCTTTCACGGGGATTTGGAGTAAGAAATCTACATGGTCCAACCAGAAAGATTTGCAGAGAAAGGGAATGAGGACCTCGTGTGTAGATTAAAGAAGAGTTTGTATGGTCTCGAGCAAGTACCgagacagtggtacaagaagtttgaatTTGTAATAATTCAACAGGGATTCAAGAAAACCACTGCAGACCATTATGTGTTTGTCAAGAAAACCCTTGATGATGATTTGTTGGTGCTTAAACTCTATGTAGATGACATGTTGATTGTCGGCAAAGATGCTTCAGAAATCAAAGGCCTAAACAAGCAACTAAAGCGAGACATTTTCTATGAAGGACTTGGGGCCAGCAAAAAGAATTATTGGCATAGAAATCCATTGAGACATATTCCAAGAAGACCTGGTTGTCGCAACAGAAGTATATTGAGAAGATACTTAAGAGGTTCAACATGGACCAAGCCAAAGCGGTTCGATGCCCTCTTGCCAACCATTTCAAGTTGAACTCAAAACAGAGTCCTATTACAGAGGATGAAgaagaataaataaaaagtGTATCATATGTTTCAGCAGTTGGAAGTCTGATGTAAGTCATGGTACGTACTCGGCCAGATTTAGCTCATTTTGTAGGTGTGGTGAGTAGATACCTTTCAAAACTGGGAAAGGAACAGTGGGctttaataaaatagatatTCAGATATCTACGGTGCACCTCTAAACATAGATTGAGTTTTGGAGGATTTAGACTTGAGTTTGTAGGCTACACGAATGCAGACATAACAGGAGATGTTGACTCATGAAAGTCAACATCGGGATACCTGATTATATTTGTAAAGGGAGTTGTGTCATGGCAAACAAAGTTACAAAAGTGTGTAGCATTGTCAAACACTGAAGCGAAGTTCATTGCGGAAACTGACGCATGCCATGAGTTGTTATGGATGAAAGGGTTTTTGGAGGAATCAAGTTTTGTGCAAGATCAATATAAGTTGTCCTGTGACAGTCAGATTGCAATTCATCTTGGAAAGAATACTTCAATGCATTCTAGACCAAAACATATTGATGTTTGCTATCTTTGGGTACGGGATATATTGGAGAATAAGTTGTTAAAACTTGAAATGATTCACACAGATGAAAATGGTTCTGATATGATGACCAATACATTGCCGAAATAGAAGCTGGAATTACTGTAGGGATGTTGCAGGTTTGATCGAATTTTCACAAAATGGACTCGATGGGAAGAATTGCTTATAAATCAAGCCATTTTTTCAAAGTAAGCCAACTTTGAATTCAAAGTACGTCATTTTTGACAAATAACTGACACATGGTTTGAGTTAGTCAAAGATGTTAGGTTTGATTATGTATGCaataatgtataattttttattgtctTTCTCAAACATGTCCTTTAAACATCCATCCATTCTTCATTCTTCATCACACCAAATCACAAAATTCTCTCGTCTTTAATCACAAATGTAGAAATGGGATAGAGGATTTAGTGTGACTTTCTTAAAGGGTGTTTATCCTTGTAAGGAATATGATTGGTGAAAGAAAGTGGGTGATAAAATCGGAATGTTTTGAGTGAAATACCTTGTATTTTCAATTCTCTTTGTCttctttattattaataaagaaGTGATCATGTTAAAAGGTATATAATGGATGTAGTCCACTTTTGGGGTGAACCACCATAAATATTGATGTATATCATATTCAATTATTGATATCACTTGTGTTGTTCCGCTGCAATGTTACCTCAAGTATTACCCGAAATCCCACCAGATTTTCCTACAGATTGCAGTAGTATCATAGGAATAAAGTATAATAGTACGAAAATATTTGTAAGTTCTGTTTCATGTAAAATTGTCACTGCTAAGAAGTAACTTCGACAATAACTGGCTCTGAATCTGATATTGTTCTGCTTTATCTACATTAAGTATGTCAGAACTCACAGCCCACATAAGATTTGTTCAATGTGGGATATAGGCGTTTCTGCGGCTACTATAAATCTATAATTGTGACCTCTTTGTTGATGACAAAAGATATAAATTAGGTTGTTTCATTTAGATGCGTCTGCCAGTTTTCATGTTGTTAAAGTTGAAATGGAAATCATTTTGGTATTTAGAAGAGTGGAACTTCATTCTTCAAGAAAAATTGCTGATTGGGCTTTTGTCTCGAGGAAGAAATTTTTGGGCAGCAGGCTACCATTTGGGTCATCATCTAAGTGCTGTGTCGGATGGCCTGCCTGGTCATAAGAGGATTGTTTGAAGCCTGTAGAATTTATTTTCTGTAAGATCCATGTAATGACTGGAGATTTCACAAAATAAAATGGAATTTATTAAGCATTAGCAGTAGTGGTTAATGGTTTTAATCATCAAGATTCAAAGCGATTGCATTACTGTCCGAATGTTCTGTAGTACCTTCAATTTCCAATTATTGGTcattcaaatctttctttttcCTATCTGGGAATTTAttgtaattatattaatttagtTTTATTAGTCATGGACTTTCATTTCATTTCCATCCCGTAGCTACGAAACGAAATATTTCTCGAACTGTATAGTGTACGACCTTTAAGTGTTACAACACTTGGGATTTCCTCAGCATCATCTTAGGTTTTTGTCTTATTATAATGTTAAAAGATATTGCTGTTGATTAACTAATTCTTCTTTGGGGATTGACTTATCAAATTGTTCGAATTGAGTGAATAATATAGTTTCTTGATATTTTACTGATTATTTCAATACATGGCACTGTTTTTATCTGTAGGTTCGTTGAGGTTGATTCAAGCTGTAGTTCCTCACATGGCATCTAGGAAGAAGGGTAAAATTGTAAACTTTGGAAGTGTCACTGTTTTGGCTCCGACGCCATGGGCAGGTGTATACACTTCATCAAAAGCTGCCATACATGCACTTTCCGACTCTTTGAGGTGTTCCTAATTTTTTTCAGTCTCTATTCACGTGACCATAGCTGTGTACCAATATATTATTCGTGTATTTGTTATGTTGTGATTTTCTATTTGGCTTTTATGAAATTCAGTAAACGAGAATGAGCAAAGCCTTCACTTTGCAATGTTAATTGTCATTCAAAAGTTCTATAGAGATCTGTGACATTTAATAGTTGATTTTTCCTGTATAACCTTTGGCAAGTGTGCACATGCACTCACATAACCTTTGTTGTTTATATGTAGATTGGAACTTCGAGCCTTTGGCATTGATGTGATTACTGTTGTACCTGGAGCTGTGAAATCGAATATAGGAAACTCAGCTGTAGCAATCTATGATCGGATGCCAGAATGGAAGCTGTATAAGCGGTTTGAAGGAGCAATTCGAGCAAGAGCCATCTTTTCACAAAGTTCAAAGTCAACCCCAGCGGAAGAATTTGCCAAGAAAACAGTTGATGCAGTGCTGAAGAAGAATCCACCAGCTTGGCTCTCATTAGGCCATCGATCCACAATAATGGCAGTAATGTATTATGTTCCACTTTTCATTAGAGATTTCATCATTGGAAAGAAATTTGACTGTTGATTCATGTGAAGATCCTTGTATCTTGTCTTATAGACAGTAGCACATTGGAAACGACTACAAATCAACAGTGAAATAAGTATTATATGTGTAAACTAAGGTGAGTTTGCCAAAAAAATATGAGAGATTTGTTTGACTTTAGAGTGATCTGAATTGCTGTTTCTTCTGGAAAATTTTTGCTTGAAATTAGCTTATTCATGTCTCGAAATGGAATTCCGCAGAAACTACTGTCGTTCTTTATGATTTAGTAGTGAAAAATAGATGAAATATAAATGCTTTTGATTTTCACCAAGGAAATGATTTGATTAAccctgaaatatatattttttgcagATGATACATCTTTCattgaaaatatttgatttgattatgCATGTGACTTACCTTGTCTAAGCAAAAGATGATTGGCTTCAGGATTTCAAGTATAGTATTAGATTTATATATTGAATAGAAATATTTAGGcaccaaaaaaataataaactaTAGAGATTAAAAACATATTCAATAACATTGataattttcattaaaaaaattatttgcttATAACTTAGGAGTAGACCCCGAAATACAGCAGAATCCAAATCAGTAGTAGATATAGCTACTGAAACCAGCAGCCGTTATAATAAGTTATTGTTGCATCCAGCAGAGCCCAAAATTAGAATATTGGATTCAGCGCCGCAAAATTGAGCAGTAGTCAAATTCAGCAAATAGCCCAGCAACGAGAATATCACCATTTCAATATAAAAAACAGTACATAAACTTTTTCAGTGGTCATATTGttgttttaaatattcatttgttGGAGgttataaatataaaaacttGAAGATCAAATACAAAATTTGGAAGGAGATTTAAAGCATGGACTGCTTACATGaagaaattaattaaatgatagCTAGCTCAAATAtgatgatacatttgagatatacatACATTTACAATAACTAAACCCTCACGTACAATCACTCACGCATGTATATAAGAGTTAAGCTTCAAAATTTAGATGAGTGAGTTTTCACAAAAAGATA includes:
- the LOC142523021 gene encoding short-chain dehydrogenase ptmH-like, translated to MGSSEKQVTIITGCSSGGIGHALALEFAARYCQVVATARSLASMSDLQSDPRFFLQELDVTSDESVRRALSAVIEKFGRVDIVVNNAGMLCVGPLAEVPLSSIEQTFNTNVYGSLRLIQAVVPHMASRKKGKIVNFGSVTVLAPTPWAGVYTSSKAAIHALSDSLRLELRAFGIDVITVVPGAVKSNIGNSAVAIYDRMPEWKLYKRFEGAIRARAIFSQSSKSTPAEEFAKKTVDAVLKKNPPAWLSLGHRSTIMAVMYYVPLFIRDFIIGKKFDC